One Camelina sativa cultivar DH55 chromosome 3, Cs, whole genome shotgun sequence genomic window carries:
- the LOC104777187 gene encoding shikimate O-hydroxycinnamoyltransferase-like: MKIFDVSFTGEFIVKASGDQPEKVNSLTLSNLDLLSGRFPVTYFYFYPKQPNVSFQTIFKSLQASLSETLNYFHPFAGQIVTNEASQEEPIIICNNNGALLLEARASVDLKSLDFHNLDALLQSKLVRVNPDFSLQIQATEFECGGLAMTFTFDHALGDASSFGKFLTLWSEISRNQPLSFVPDHRRNLLRARSPPRYDPHLDKTFIKCSEEDIKNIPMPKTLIKRLYHIDASSIDMLQVLATVNRESRTKIEAFSAYVWKKMVDSIESGHKTCKMGWLVDGRGRLETVTSSYIGNVLSVAVGEATIENLKQNHVSEIANIVHKSITEVTNDTHFTDLIDWIESHRPGLMLARMVLGQEGPALVLSSGRRFPVAELDFGFGAPFLGTVCSTVEKIGVGYLNQRPSACNDGSWSVSAIVWPELAEAFESDSVFQPMSAKHLQRQT, translated from the exons ATGAAGATCTTTGATGTGAGTTTCACCGGAGAGTTCATAGTCAAAGCTTCCGGCGACCAACCGGAGAAAGTTAATAGCCTTACTCTCTCAAATCTCGACCTTCTTTCCGGCCGTTTTCCGGTGACGTACTTTTACTTCTACCCCAAGCAACCGAATGTATCCTTTCAAACAATCTTCAAATCCCTCCAAGCCTCTCTCTCGGAAACTCTCAACTACTTCCATCCTTTCGCGGGTCAGATTGTTACCAACGAAGCCTCTCAAGAGGAGCCTATAATCATCTGCAACAACAATGGAGCTTTGCTTCTCGAAGCCAGGGCCAGTGTTGATCTCAAAAGTTTGGATTTTCACAATCTTGATGCGCTTCTCCAGTCAAAGCTGGTACGGGTTAACCCGGATTTCTCTTTACAGATTCAAGCGACAGAGTTCGAATGCGGAG GCCTCGCTATGACATTCACATTTGATCATGCTTTAGGAGACGCGAGCTCCTTTGGGAAATTCCTCACTTTGTGGTCAGAGATATCGAGAAACCAGCCTCTTTCTTTTGTACCAGATCACCGGAGAAATCTCCTCCGGGCACGGTCTCCTCCACGTTATGACCCTCACTTGGACAAAACATTCATAAAATGCAGCGAGGAAGACATTAAGAACATACCAATGCCTAAAACGCTCATCAAGCGTCTCTATCACATCGACGCTTCGAGCATAGACATGTTGCAAGTTCTAGCTACTGTTAACAGAGAGAGCAGGACAAAGATTGAAGCTTTCTCCGCTTATGTGTGGAAGAAAATGGTGGATTCTATCGAGAGCGGTCATAAAACCTGCAAGATGGGATGGCTTGTTGACGGTAGAGGAAGACTCGAGACCGTTACCTCGAGCTACATAGGAAACGTCTTGTCTGTAGCTGTAGGTGAAGCCACTATCGAAAATCTGAAGCAGAACCATGTATCAGAGATAGCAAACATAGTGCATAAATCGATTACAGAAGTGACAAACGATACTCATTTCACAGATTTGATAGATTGGATCGAGAGTCACCGACCTGGACTGATGTTGGCTAGGATGGTTCTCGGACAAGAAGGACCAGCTTTGGTTTTGTCTTCAGGAAGACGGTTCCCTGTAGCTGAAttggattttggatttggtGCTCCTTTCCTAGGAACTGTATGTTCAACGGTTGAGAAGATAGGAGTTGGTTACCTGAACCAGCGACCTAGCGCCTGCAATGATGGCTCTTGGTCAGTTTCTGCTATCGTCTGGCCTGAACTCGCTGAAGCTTTTGAGTCTGACTCAGTTTTTCAACCAATGTCTGCGAAACATCTTCAACGCCAGACCTGA
- the LOC104777188 gene encoding phospholipase SGR2-like isoform X1 yields the protein MEEDREARSGTREVNNETAPDLLKNTPSNIARLEDVIEQCYGRQKYLAQTTSPSDGSDVRWYFCKVPLAENELAASVPRTDVVGKSEYFRFGMRDSLAIEASFLQREDELLSLWWEEYAECSEGPRPQVNSKKKSVKQSTETPSEASVSSSLYEVEEERVGVPVKGGLYEVDLVRRHCFPVYWNGDNRRVLRGHWFARKGGLDWLPIPETLSEQLEVAYRNKVWRRRSFQPSGLFAARIDLQGSSPGLHALFTGEDDTWEAWLNVDPSGFSGIVGYTGNGIKLRRGYAGSYSSKPTQEEQRQQREEEMDDYCSQVPVRHLVFMVHGIGQKVEKSNLVDDVGNFRQITAALADRHLTSHQRSTQRVLFIPCQWRKGLKLSGEAAVDKCTLDGVRRLREMLSATVHDVLYYMSPIYCQAIIDSVSKQLNRLYLKFLKRNPDYVGKISIYGHSLGSVLSYDILCHQHNLSSPFPMDSVYKKFFPDEESPPVPANADKPCSSHPSSNHELENYNQLNNTEAITGQDDNNMMAKESKVLEHHHVIQEAPSLISDSVVDSVDLERRGSQEDNHHDYSGALSSQDGPDGADCETPNSSSFYQDQLCEKENGNSNNEETIKLLQEEVNLLRSKVAQLQSENARIMSDEKAKAPTEDAKAPTSFTPFIKYQKLEFKVDTFFAVGSPLGVFLALRNIRLGIGKGQDYWEEENAIEEMPACRRMFNIFHPYDPVAYRLEPLVCKEYLPKRPVIIPYHRGGKRLHVGLQDFKEDFAARSQRVMNHFDSVRTRVLTICQSKSADKLDEIEETDDEKDGRSYGSLMIERLTGTQDGRIDHMLQEKTFEHPYLQAIGAHTNYWRDNDTALFIIKHLYRELQDEPNSPTGSSEGNDSPKDSSRPHSWIDRSENNYDDEELPLTFSDKQIVRSFSAEAKKYIKKP from the exons ATGGAAGAAGATAGAGAGGCACGTTCAGGAACTCGTGAGGTTAATAATGAGACCGCTCCGGATTTGTTGAAGAATACGCCTTCGAATATTGCGAGGTTGGAAGATGTGATTGAGCAATGCTATGGTAGACAAAAGTATCTTGCTCAGACTACAAGTCCTTCTGATGGGAGTGATGTTCGTTGGTACTTTTGTAAGGTTCCTCTGGCTGAAAACG AATTAGCTGCTTCAGTACCTCGCACTGACGTAGTTGGGAAGAGTGAGTATTTCCGTTTTGGTATGAGGGATTCTCTTGCGATTGAGGCTTCTTTCCTTCAG AGAGAAGATGAGTTGTTGTCACTCTGGTGGGAAGAGTATGCAGAATGCAGTGAAGGCCCGAGACCACAAGTTAATTCTAAAAAGAAATCAGTTAAGCAGTCAACTGAAACTCCTTCTGAAGCTTCTGTGTCCTCTAGTCTATATGAAGTTGAAGAGGAGAGAGTTGGTGTACCTGTTAAGGGTGGGCTTTATGAG GTGGACTTGGTGAGGAGGCATTGTTTTCCTGTGTATTGGAATGGAGATAATCGGCGTGTGCTTAGAGGCCATTGGTTTGCTCGTAAAGGTGGCTTAGACTGGCTTCCAATTCCAGAAACTCTTTCTGAGCAGCTGGAGGTTGCATATCGTAACAAG GTTTGGCGCAGAAGAAGTTTTCAACCCTCTGGGCTTTTTGCAGCTCGTATCGATTTGCAAGGTTCCAGTCCG GGGCTCCATGCTCTCTTTACTGGGGAGGATGACACTTGGGAAGCGTGGCTTAATGTTGATCCTTCTGGGTTCTCTGGCATTGTTGGATATACTGGGAATGGTATTAAGTTGAGACGTGGTTATGCTGGCTCTTACTCTTCAAAACCTACGCAG GAAGAACAACGACAACAAAGGGAGGAAGAAATGGATGACTACTGTTCCCAA GTCCCTGTTCGGCATCTAGTATTTATGGTTCATGGTATTGGTCAAAAAGTAGAAAAGTCCAATCTTGTTGACGATGTTGGAAACTTTCGTCAAATCACAGCAGCTTTAGCGGATCGTCATCTAACCTCTCATCAGCGCAGCACTCAACGAGTCCTCTTCATCCCATGCCAG TGGAGAAAGGGTCTAAAGCTAAGTGGTGAAGCTGCTGTTGATAAATGTACTTTAGACGGTGTACGGCGTTTGCGAGAGATGCTGAGCGCAACTGTTCACGATGTGTTATACTACATGAGCCCCATTTATTGTCAGGCTATAATTGATTCG GTTTCAAAACAGTTGAACAGACTGTATCTAAAATTTTTGAAGCGGAATCCTGACTACGTTGGAAAG ATTTCCATTTATGGACACTCTCTGGGGAGTGTTCTCTCCTATGACATCTTATGTCATCAGCACAATTTGTCATCCCCATTCCCAATGGATTCAGTATACAAGAAATTTTTTCCAGATGAAGAATCTCCTCCAGTTCCAGCTAACGCTGACAAACCTTGTAGTTCACATCCATCATCAAATCATGAGCTAGAGAATTATAACCAGTTGAATAACACCGAGGCAATCACTGGTCAAGATGATAATAACATGATGGCTAAAGAATCAAAGGTATTGGAGCATCACCATGTCATCCAGGAAGCTCCTTCGTTGATCTCTGATTCTGTTGTAGACAGCGTGGATTTGGAAAGAAGAGGCAGCCAGGAGGACAACCATCATGATTATAGTGGTGCTCTTTCCTCACAGGATGGACCAGATGGAGCGGACTGTGAAACACCTAATTCTTCATCCTTTTATCAAGATCAATTATGTGAGAAAGAAAATGGCAACTCTAATAATGAGGAGACTATTAAGTTGTTACAAGAAGAG GTTAACTTATTGAGGTCAAAAGTAGCACAACTGCAATCAGAGAATGCCAGAATAATGTCTGATG AAAAAGCCAAGGCGCCAACTGAAGATGCCAAGGCACCTACAAGCTTTACTCCTTTTATCAAGTACCAAAAGCTTGAGTTCAAG GTTGACACTTTCTTTGCTGTTGGGTCTCCCCTTGGAGTTTTTCTCGCCCTTCGAAATATACGTCTTGGGATAG GTAAGGGACAAGATTACTGGGAAGAGGAGAATGCTATTGAAGAGATGCCAGCTTGTCGTCGAATGTTCAACATTTTTCACCCCTATGATCCTGTTGCATATAG ATTGGAGCCACTTGTCTGCAAAGAGTACCTTCCCAAGAGACCTGTTATTATTCCGTACCACAGAGGTGGCAAGCGGTTGCATGTTGGATTGCAG GATTTCAAAGAGGATTTTGCAGCACGTTCACAGAGAGTAATGAATCATTTTGATTCAGTAAGG ACAAGAGTTCTTACTATATGTCAATCCAAAAGTGCGGATAAACTAGACG AGATAGAAGAAACTGATGACGAAAAGGATGGAAGGTCCTATGGTTCCTTAATGATTGAGAGATTAACTGGAACGCAAGACGGTCGAATAGATCACATGCTCCAG GAAAAAACCTTCGAGCATCCTTATCTACAAGCTATAGGAGCTCATAC AAACTATTGGAGAGATAATGATACTGCTCTGTTCATAATTAAACACTTGTATCGCGAGCTACAAGATGAACCAAACTCACCCACGGGATCCAGTGAAGGAAATGATAGTCCAAAAGACTCTAGTAGACCTCATAGCTGGATAGACAGAAGTGAGAATaattatgatgatgaagagcttcCTTTAACATTCTCCGACAAACAAATCGTTAGAAGCTTCTCCGCAGAAGCcaagaaatatataaagaagCCTTAA
- the LOC104777188 gene encoding phospholipase SGR2-like isoform X2 — MEEDREARSGTREVNNETAPDLLKNTPSNIARLEDVIEQCYGRQKYLAQTTSPSDGSDVRWYFCKVPLAENELAASVPRTDVVGKSEYFRFGMRDSLAIEASFLQREDELLSLWWEEYAECSEGPRPQVNSKKKSVKQSTETPSEASVSSSLYEVEEERVGVPVKGGLYEVDLVRRHCFPVYWNGDNRRVLRGHWFARKGGLDWLPIPETLSEQLEVWRRRSFQPSGLFAARIDLQGSSPGLHALFTGEDDTWEAWLNVDPSGFSGIVGYTGNGIKLRRGYAGSYSSKPTQEEQRQQREEEMDDYCSQVPVRHLVFMVHGIGQKVEKSNLVDDVGNFRQITAALADRHLTSHQRSTQRVLFIPCQWRKGLKLSGEAAVDKCTLDGVRRLREMLSATVHDVLYYMSPIYCQAIIDSVSKQLNRLYLKFLKRNPDYVGKISIYGHSLGSVLSYDILCHQHNLSSPFPMDSVYKKFFPDEESPPVPANADKPCSSHPSSNHELENYNQLNNTEAITGQDDNNMMAKESKVLEHHHVIQEAPSLISDSVVDSVDLERRGSQEDNHHDYSGALSSQDGPDGADCETPNSSSFYQDQLCEKENGNSNNEETIKLLQEEVNLLRSKVAQLQSENARIMSDEKAKAPTEDAKAPTSFTPFIKYQKLEFKVDTFFAVGSPLGVFLALRNIRLGIGKGQDYWEEENAIEEMPACRRMFNIFHPYDPVAYRLEPLVCKEYLPKRPVIIPYHRGGKRLHVGLQDFKEDFAARSQRVMNHFDSVRTRVLTICQSKSADKLDEIEETDDEKDGRSYGSLMIERLTGTQDGRIDHMLQEKTFEHPYLQAIGAHTNYWRDNDTALFIIKHLYRELQDEPNSPTGSSEGNDSPKDSSRPHSWIDRSENNYDDEELPLTFSDKQIVRSFSAEAKKYIKKP; from the exons ATGGAAGAAGATAGAGAGGCACGTTCAGGAACTCGTGAGGTTAATAATGAGACCGCTCCGGATTTGTTGAAGAATACGCCTTCGAATATTGCGAGGTTGGAAGATGTGATTGAGCAATGCTATGGTAGACAAAAGTATCTTGCTCAGACTACAAGTCCTTCTGATGGGAGTGATGTTCGTTGGTACTTTTGTAAGGTTCCTCTGGCTGAAAACG AATTAGCTGCTTCAGTACCTCGCACTGACGTAGTTGGGAAGAGTGAGTATTTCCGTTTTGGTATGAGGGATTCTCTTGCGATTGAGGCTTCTTTCCTTCAG AGAGAAGATGAGTTGTTGTCACTCTGGTGGGAAGAGTATGCAGAATGCAGTGAAGGCCCGAGACCACAAGTTAATTCTAAAAAGAAATCAGTTAAGCAGTCAACTGAAACTCCTTCTGAAGCTTCTGTGTCCTCTAGTCTATATGAAGTTGAAGAGGAGAGAGTTGGTGTACCTGTTAAGGGTGGGCTTTATGAG GTGGACTTGGTGAGGAGGCATTGTTTTCCTGTGTATTGGAATGGAGATAATCGGCGTGTGCTTAGAGGCCATTGGTTTGCTCGTAAAGGTGGCTTAGACTGGCTTCCAATTCCAGAAACTCTTTCTGAGCAGCTGGAG GTTTGGCGCAGAAGAAGTTTTCAACCCTCTGGGCTTTTTGCAGCTCGTATCGATTTGCAAGGTTCCAGTCCG GGGCTCCATGCTCTCTTTACTGGGGAGGATGACACTTGGGAAGCGTGGCTTAATGTTGATCCTTCTGGGTTCTCTGGCATTGTTGGATATACTGGGAATGGTATTAAGTTGAGACGTGGTTATGCTGGCTCTTACTCTTCAAAACCTACGCAG GAAGAACAACGACAACAAAGGGAGGAAGAAATGGATGACTACTGTTCCCAA GTCCCTGTTCGGCATCTAGTATTTATGGTTCATGGTATTGGTCAAAAAGTAGAAAAGTCCAATCTTGTTGACGATGTTGGAAACTTTCGTCAAATCACAGCAGCTTTAGCGGATCGTCATCTAACCTCTCATCAGCGCAGCACTCAACGAGTCCTCTTCATCCCATGCCAG TGGAGAAAGGGTCTAAAGCTAAGTGGTGAAGCTGCTGTTGATAAATGTACTTTAGACGGTGTACGGCGTTTGCGAGAGATGCTGAGCGCAACTGTTCACGATGTGTTATACTACATGAGCCCCATTTATTGTCAGGCTATAATTGATTCG GTTTCAAAACAGTTGAACAGACTGTATCTAAAATTTTTGAAGCGGAATCCTGACTACGTTGGAAAG ATTTCCATTTATGGACACTCTCTGGGGAGTGTTCTCTCCTATGACATCTTATGTCATCAGCACAATTTGTCATCCCCATTCCCAATGGATTCAGTATACAAGAAATTTTTTCCAGATGAAGAATCTCCTCCAGTTCCAGCTAACGCTGACAAACCTTGTAGTTCACATCCATCATCAAATCATGAGCTAGAGAATTATAACCAGTTGAATAACACCGAGGCAATCACTGGTCAAGATGATAATAACATGATGGCTAAAGAATCAAAGGTATTGGAGCATCACCATGTCATCCAGGAAGCTCCTTCGTTGATCTCTGATTCTGTTGTAGACAGCGTGGATTTGGAAAGAAGAGGCAGCCAGGAGGACAACCATCATGATTATAGTGGTGCTCTTTCCTCACAGGATGGACCAGATGGAGCGGACTGTGAAACACCTAATTCTTCATCCTTTTATCAAGATCAATTATGTGAGAAAGAAAATGGCAACTCTAATAATGAGGAGACTATTAAGTTGTTACAAGAAGAG GTTAACTTATTGAGGTCAAAAGTAGCACAACTGCAATCAGAGAATGCCAGAATAATGTCTGATG AAAAAGCCAAGGCGCCAACTGAAGATGCCAAGGCACCTACAAGCTTTACTCCTTTTATCAAGTACCAAAAGCTTGAGTTCAAG GTTGACACTTTCTTTGCTGTTGGGTCTCCCCTTGGAGTTTTTCTCGCCCTTCGAAATATACGTCTTGGGATAG GTAAGGGACAAGATTACTGGGAAGAGGAGAATGCTATTGAAGAGATGCCAGCTTGTCGTCGAATGTTCAACATTTTTCACCCCTATGATCCTGTTGCATATAG ATTGGAGCCACTTGTCTGCAAAGAGTACCTTCCCAAGAGACCTGTTATTATTCCGTACCACAGAGGTGGCAAGCGGTTGCATGTTGGATTGCAG GATTTCAAAGAGGATTTTGCAGCACGTTCACAGAGAGTAATGAATCATTTTGATTCAGTAAGG ACAAGAGTTCTTACTATATGTCAATCCAAAAGTGCGGATAAACTAGACG AGATAGAAGAAACTGATGACGAAAAGGATGGAAGGTCCTATGGTTCCTTAATGATTGAGAGATTAACTGGAACGCAAGACGGTCGAATAGATCACATGCTCCAG GAAAAAACCTTCGAGCATCCTTATCTACAAGCTATAGGAGCTCATAC AAACTATTGGAGAGATAATGATACTGCTCTGTTCATAATTAAACACTTGTATCGCGAGCTACAAGATGAACCAAACTCACCCACGGGATCCAGTGAAGGAAATGATAGTCCAAAAGACTCTAGTAGACCTCATAGCTGGATAGACAGAAGTGAGAATaattatgatgatgaagagcttcCTTTAACATTCTCCGACAAACAAATCGTTAGAAGCTTCTCCGCAGAAGCcaagaaatatataaagaagCCTTAA